The Naumannella cuiyingiana DNA window CGGAAGCGCAAGTTGTAGGTGCCGGCGGTGTCCTCCGCGTTGGCGGTCTTGACGAATTCACCGCGAACGCCGAAGTAGGCGCCGGTGCCTCCGACGATGGCCGCCGGACCGCTGTCGTCGACGGGTCCCGTCGAGACATAGATGTCGCCATCGGAAAGGCGCAGGATGCCATCACACAAGAAATTGGCCTGGACCACCGTGCAGGAGTAGTCAGCGCTGCCCTTCTTCTCACCGGCGATACTGAACGCGAACTGCACAGTGTCGCCGGACGAGAATCCCTCCGGCGCAATGTCGTTGATCTGGGCGTGCTCGCGCTTCCACGTCAGGTTCAGGACGCGCACGCCCGGGAGGTTCTTGGGGCTCGTGGCATCTTCGCCGTTGTCGCCCGGGCTGGCGATCGCCCACGAGGTGGAGGCTGCCACGAGGGCAACTCCCGCAGTCGCGGCCGCGGCCACTCGGAAGCGGCGTCGTGTGGTAGGCATTGGCACTCCTCCGTAGGATGACGATGCGACAACGGTGGCCCGGCGGCATCTGTGCCCGCTTACAAGCGGTGGAAGCCGCGCGGAGTCGGAATGCTGGCAGCATGAGGTCATGGACACGTTCGAAGAGATTGCCGACGAGCGGCGGGGCCTGGCCGATGAGGTGGCAGACCTGACGGCCGAACAGCAGGCGACCCAGAGCTTGTGCCGGGCCTGGAGCGTGCATGACGTGCTGGCCCACCTGATCGTGCCGCTCGAAGTGAGCACGCCGAGGTTTGCTGTGGCCATGCTGATGGCCGGCGGAAGCTTCGACCGCGCAAACGTACGATTGGCCAGCAAGGTGGGTCGGCGACCGTTCTCCGAGATCGTCGACGTGATGCGCCGAAAGGCCGGGGCGCGGTTCACTCCCCCGGGACTTGGCCCGGAGGCGCCGCTGACCGATGTCCTGGTGCACGGCTTGGATATTCGACGGCCACTGCAATTGCCTCGGGAGATTCCCGAACCTCGATTGCGGAAGGCGCTGGACTTCCTCATCGAGGCTCCGTCCGGAATTGTGCCGAAGGGCGCGTTGGCCGGGCTGCGGTTCAAGGCTACCGATATCGCCTGGGCACACGGCTCCGGCCCCTTGGTGAGCGGACCTGCGGACGAATTGCTCCTG harbors:
- a CDS encoding maleylpyruvate isomerase family mycothiol-dependent enzyme; the encoded protein is MDTFEEIADERRGLADEVADLTAEQQATQSLCRAWSVHDVLAHLIVPLEVSTPRFAVAMLMAGGSFDRANVRLASKVGRRPFSEIVDVMRRKAGARFTPPGLGPEAPLTDVLVHGLDIRRPLQLPREIPEPRLRKALDFLIEAPSGIVPKGALAGLRFKATDIAWAHGSGPLVSGPADELLLACTGRTAALDFLTGDGVSTLRDRLPGS